The Tistrella mobilis genome window below encodes:
- a CDS encoding TRAP transporter substrate-binding protein codes for MPIEMRRRTFLAAGAGLFAAPAILSLTGGRARAATTLTLGHGAAAGNPRAVAAEKFAELVKAKTNGEIAINIAGSEQLGNDVAMLTSIRTGSLDLTANSQGAASGLVPEIAALGLPFLFKDATAAIRVLDGPIGADLDAAFGKVGMIPLDWWDNGIRHVTNGKRPVATPADLKGLKIRTPADPMTIYIFTVLGAATQQIAFSELYVALQQGVVDGQENPLANIASSKLYEVNKYISLTAHKWESTPFLMSPIAAARVGKDGLAAIKAAAKEAGVLQRRLMAEADVKLLADFKANPAVAVNEVDHAAFVQATEPVNAAWIDKPFGGFVKRLIDAAKA; via the coding sequence ATGCCGATCGAAATGCGCCGCCGCACCTTCCTGGCCGCAGGTGCCGGGCTGTTTGCCGCCCCGGCGATCCTGAGCCTGACCGGCGGGCGCGCCCGCGCCGCCACCACGCTGACCCTGGGCCATGGTGCCGCCGCCGGCAATCCGCGGGCCGTCGCCGCCGAAAAATTCGCCGAACTGGTCAAGGCGAAGACCAATGGCGAAATCGCGATCAACATCGCGGGTTCGGAACAGCTGGGCAATGACGTCGCCATGCTGACCTCGATCCGCACCGGCAGCCTGGACCTTACGGCCAACAGCCAGGGGGCGGCATCGGGCCTCGTGCCGGAAATCGCCGCGCTGGGCCTGCCCTTCCTGTTCAAGGACGCCACCGCCGCGATCCGCGTGCTCGACGGGCCGATCGGCGCCGATCTGGATGCAGCCTTCGGCAAGGTCGGCATGATCCCCCTCGACTGGTGGGATAACGGCATTCGCCATGTCACCAACGGCAAGCGGCCGGTGGCCACGCCCGCCGACCTCAAGGGTCTGAAGATCCGCACCCCAGCCGATCCGATGACGATCTACATCTTCACCGTCCTCGGCGCCGCCACCCAGCAGATCGCCTTCAGCGAACTTTACGTGGCGCTCCAGCAGGGCGTCGTCGACGGCCAGGAGAACCCGCTCGCCAATATCGCGAGTTCCAAGCTCTACGAGGTCAACAAATACATCAGCCTGACCGCCCATAAATGGGAGTCGACCCCCTTCCTGATGTCGCCGATCGCCGCCGCCCGCGTCGGCAAGGACGGGCTTGCCGCGATCAAGGCGGCCGCGAAGGAAGCGGGCGTGCTCCAGCGCCGGCTGATGGCCGAAGCGGACGTGAAGCTGCTCGCCGACTTCAAGGCCAATCCGGCGGTGGCGGTGAACGAGGTCGACCATGCGGCCTTCGTGCAGGCGACGGAACCGGTCAACGCGGCCTGGATCGACAAGCCCTTCGGCGGCTTCGTCAAGCGCCTGATCGACGCCGCCAAGGCCTGA
- a CDS encoding transketolase family protein, producing the protein MTALKRPAGRPAPVRDPSRPRLTTSAMIASLAAEGQRTEPAPFGHALVELAKTRPDIVGLTADLSKYTDLHVFAKAFPDRFYQMGMAEQLLMGAAAGLAREGFIPFATTYAVFASRRAYDFVCMAIAEESLPVKIVCALPGLTTGYGPSHQATEDLAIFRGLPNMTIVDPCDAIDIAQAVPAIAAHDGPVYMRLLRGNVPAVLDDYDYSFELGKAKLLRDGAEVLFIASGLMTMRVLDAAKSLAADRIGAAVLHVPTIKPLDTETILREAARPGRLVVVAENHTIMGGLGEAVAATLMRGGVHPAFRQIALPDAFLDAGALPTLHDRYGLSAAAVTAAVKGWL; encoded by the coding sequence ATGACCGCCCTGAAGCGCCCCGCCGGCCGCCCCGCCCCGGTCCGCGATCCGTCGCGCCCCCGGCTGACCACCTCGGCCATGATCGCCTCGCTGGCAGCCGAAGGCCAGCGCACCGAGCCCGCCCCCTTCGGCCATGCCCTGGTCGAGCTGGCAAAGACCCGGCCCGACATCGTGGGGCTGACGGCCGATCTTTCGAAATACACCGATCTGCACGTCTTCGCGAAGGCCTTCCCCGACCGCTTCTATCAGATGGGCATGGCCGAACAGCTGTTGATGGGCGCCGCCGCCGGCCTTGCCCGCGAAGGCTTCATCCCCTTCGCCACCACCTATGCGGTCTTCGCCTCGCGCCGCGCCTATGACTTCGTCTGCATGGCGATCGCCGAAGAAAGCCTGCCGGTCAAGATCGTCTGCGCCCTGCCCGGCCTCACCACCGGCTACGGCCCCAGCCATCAGGCGACCGAGGATCTGGCGATCTTCCGGGGCCTGCCGAACATGACCATCGTCGATCCCTGCGATGCCATCGACATCGCCCAGGCGGTGCCGGCAATCGCCGCCCATGACGGGCCGGTCTATATGCGGCTGCTGCGCGGCAATGTCCCGGCGGTGCTGGACGACTACGACTACAGCTTCGAACTGGGCAAGGCAAAGCTGCTGCGCGACGGGGCGGAGGTGCTGTTCATCGCAAGCGGGCTGATGACCATGCGGGTGCTGGACGCGGCGAAATCGCTCGCCGCGGACCGGATCGGCGCCGCGGTGCTGCATGTGCCGACCATCAAGCCGCTCGATACCGAAACCATCCTGCGCGAGGCCGCCCGCCCCGGGCGGCTGGTGGTGGTGGCCGAAAACCATACCATCATGGGCGGGCTGGGCGAGGCGGTCGCCGCAACCCTGATGCGGGGCGGCGTCCACCCCGCCTTCCGGCAGATCGCCCTGCCCGATGCCTTCCTGGATGCGGGCGCCCTGCCCACGCTGCACGACCGCTACGGCCTGTCGGCCGCTGCCGTGACCGCCGCCGTAAAGGGGTGGCTCTGA
- a CDS encoding TRAP transporter small permease: MKTLSAGGPFMAAADGVDRVLGAICRAVLLVTLSLMLAGLGLNVVIRYVATQGGIDWINEATEFLFPWAIAAGIVLAVQRGAHIAVDVLFGFFGPQGARVLGTAIHLLVAVAYLLLLKVTIGLIQIVSIEMSPLLGISRSWAYWALAFGAGGAAFANAAIALRVALNGVSALPAAPAEESVT; the protein is encoded by the coding sequence ATGAAGACGCTTTCGGCCGGCGGCCCGTTCATGGCCGCCGCCGACGGCGTCGACCGGGTGCTGGGCGCGATCTGCCGCGCCGTGCTTCTGGTGACGCTGTCCCTGATGCTGGCCGGGCTGGGCCTGAACGTGGTGATCCGCTACGTCGCGACCCAGGGCGGCATCGACTGGATCAACGAGGCGACGGAGTTCCTGTTCCCCTGGGCGATCGCCGCCGGGATCGTGCTCGCCGTCCAGCGCGGCGCCCATATCGCGGTGGATGTGTTGTTCGGCTTCTTCGGCCCGCAAGGCGCGCGGGTGCTGGGCACGGCGATCCATCTTCTGGTCGCGGTCGCCTATCTGCTGCTGCTGAAAGTGACGATCGGGCTGATCCAGATCGTCTCGATCGAGATGAGCCCGCTGCTCGGCATCTCCCGATCCTGGGCCTATTGGGCCCTGGCCTTCGGTGCCGGCGGTGCCGCCTTCGCCAATGCCGCCATCGCGCTCAGGGTGGCGCTGAACGGCGTCTCCGCCCTGCCCGCCGCCCCGGCCGAGGAGAGCGTGACATGA
- a CDS encoding TRAP transporter large permease: MIGVMVFVFLGLLILAVPVGHVLMIASGAAVVSQGMLPLSIVAQQMFNQTQSFPMLALPFFILAGSLMMSGRLGDHLIGFAKMLVQRYRGGLASVSVVGSAVFGGVSGSAVADATALGSMLIPWQKREGYPGGFVAANNAASAMIAILIPPSIPLILYSLVSGVSVAALFVAGVLPGVLITVGFVMICNISARLRGFPLHREPFDWAAFRHVGLRALPALALPVLILVLLRFGFATPTEVSVLATIYAMAAGLLIYRDLTLDRVVKAMIQAGIATGVVMLVIMGSAAVGWLMTFAQIPQNFAAWCVETLRHPWAIILAMNVIMLIVGMFIDLPAAILLLGPIFVPLAQTIGLDPLQLGIMMVLNLAIGLFTPPVGTTLFISASIARVPILTVTRELWPFYLFTLAVVMAFSFIPALTIG; encoded by the coding sequence ATGATCGGCGTGATGGTCTTCGTCTTTCTGGGCCTGCTGATCCTGGCGGTGCCGGTCGGCCACGTGCTGATGATCGCCTCGGGTGCCGCGGTGGTCTCGCAGGGCATGCTGCCGCTCAGCATCGTCGCCCAGCAGATGTTCAACCAGACCCAGTCCTTCCCGATGCTGGCCCTGCCCTTCTTCATTCTGGCCGGCAGTCTGATGATGAGCGGCCGGCTGGGCGACCATCTGATCGGCTTCGCCAAGATGCTGGTCCAGCGCTATCGGGGCGGCCTCGCCTCGGTCTCGGTGGTGGGCTCGGCGGTCTTCGGCGGTGTCTCGGGTTCGGCGGTCGCCGATGCCACGGCGCTCGGCTCCATGCTCATCCCCTGGCAGAAGCGCGAGGGCTATCCGGGCGGTTTCGTCGCCGCCAACAACGCCGCCTCGGCGATGATCGCGATCCTGATCCCGCCCTCGATCCCGCTGATCCTCTATTCGCTGGTCTCGGGCGTTTCGGTCGCGGCCCTGTTCGTGGCCGGTGTGCTGCCGGGTGTGCTGATCACGGTCGGCTTCGTGATGATCTGCAACATCTCGGCGCGGCTGCGCGGCTTCCCGCTGCATCGCGAACCTTTCGACTGGGCGGCCTTCCGCCATGTCGGGCTGCGCGCCCTGCCGGCGCTGGCCCTGCCGGTGCTGATCCTGGTGCTGCTACGCTTCGGCTTCGCCACGCCCACCGAAGTCTCGGTGCTGGCCACGATCTATGCCATGGCGGCGGGCCTGCTGATCTATCGCGATCTCACCCTCGACCGGGTGGTGAAGGCGATGATCCAGGCGGGCATCGCCACCGGCGTCGTGATGCTGGTGATCATGGGCTCGGCCGCCGTCGGCTGGCTGATGACCTTCGCCCAGATCCCGCAGAATTTCGCCGCCTGGTGCGTGGAAACCCTGCGCCATCCCTGGGCGATCATTCTGGCGATGAACGTGATCATGCTGATCGTCGGCATGTTCATCGACCTGCCGGCCGCGATCCTGCTGCTGGGGCCGATCTTCGTGCCGCTGGCCCAGACCATCGGGCTCGACCCCCTGCAGCTGGGCATCATGATGGTGCTGAACCTGGCCATTGGCCTGTTCACGCCGCCGGTCGGCACCACGCTGTTCATCTCGGCCTCGATCGCCCGGGTGCCGATTCTGACGGTCACCCGCGAACTCTGGCCGTTCTACCTGTTCACGCTAGCGGTGGTGATGGCCTTCAGCTTCATCCCCGCGCTCACCATCGGCTGA
- a CDS encoding DUF2849 domain-containing protein, translating into MSLHVISANRLTDGVAVWLNQAGEWVERVDGAAVFDRETLEAGRALAAEGERRQEVVSVAEAPAEVDGGRPVPATRRESIRSRGPSVRADLGKQAGETAWPPAPPVSAAPRPQHRATAGIYNYDEQDRAFLKDRAEVFRRQVERRIAGELTEEEFRSFRLMNGLYLQLHGYMLRVAVPYGVLSSDQMRQLAYVARVYDRGYGHFTTRQNIQFNWPRLVDTPDILEVLADADIHAIQTSGNCIRNVTTDQFAGAAADEVVDPRIFAEILRQWSTDHPEFTFLPRKFKIAITGSPNDRAAVRLHDIGVLAKRNAAGEIGFEIHVGGGLGRTPIVATRVADWVAVPDFLRYMEAVLRVYNALGRRDNLYKARIKILVRETKPERFRQMVEEEFAAMDAEGYRLEPEVVEAIAARFVDPDFETLPAVSDAFTRAKAADPAFAAWVRTNTNPHKRPGYISAVISLKPVGGIPGDATDAQMDLVADLADRHSFGEIRVAHEQNLVLPHVRQDALYALWQALQGTGLETANIGLVSDIIACPGMDYCALATARSIPVAQRIAERFADLDRQHDIGRLTLNISGCINACGHHHIGNIGILGLDRAGVEAYQITLGGAADEQAAVGQILGPSVSYEDVVDAIETIVNVHVAHREAGETFIDTYRRIGITPFKDALYGSAK; encoded by the coding sequence ATGAGCTTGCATGTGATTTCCGCCAACCGCCTGACCGACGGCGTTGCCGTCTGGCTCAATCAGGCGGGCGAGTGGGTGGAACGGGTCGACGGTGCCGCCGTCTTCGACCGCGAGACGCTGGAGGCCGGGCGTGCGCTCGCGGCCGAAGGTGAGCGTCGCCAGGAGGTCGTCTCGGTGGCCGAGGCCCCGGCCGAGGTGGACGGCGGCCGCCCGGTGCCCGCCACCCGGCGGGAGAGCATCCGCAGCCGTGGCCCCAGCGTGCGCGCCGATCTGGGCAAGCAGGCGGGCGAAACCGCATGGCCGCCGGCGCCGCCGGTGTCGGCAGCCCCCCGGCCGCAGCATCGCGCGACCGCCGGCATCTACAATTACGACGAGCAGGACCGCGCCTTCCTGAAGGATCGGGCCGAGGTCTTCCGCCGCCAGGTCGAGCGTCGCATCGCCGGTGAGCTGACGGAAGAGGAGTTCCGCTCCTTCCGGCTGATGAACGGCCTCTATCTTCAGCTGCACGGCTATATGCTGCGGGTGGCCGTGCCCTATGGCGTGCTGTCGTCGGACCAGATGCGCCAGCTGGCCTATGTCGCCCGGGTCTATGACCGGGGGTATGGCCATTTCACCACCCGCCAGAACATCCAGTTCAACTGGCCGCGGCTGGTCGACACCCCCGATATTCTGGAGGTGCTGGCCGATGCCGACATCCACGCCATCCAGACCAGCGGCAACTGCATCCGCAACGTGACCACCGACCAGTTTGCGGGCGCGGCCGCCGACGAGGTGGTCGATCCCCGCATCTTCGCCGAAATCCTGCGCCAGTGGTCCACCGACCACCCGGAATTCACCTTCCTGCCGCGCAAGTTCAAGATCGCCATCACCGGCAGCCCGAATGACCGCGCGGCCGTGCGGCTGCACGATATCGGCGTGCTGGCGAAGCGCAATGCGGCGGGCGAGATCGGGTTCGAGATCCATGTCGGCGGCGGGCTGGGCCGCACGCCGATCGTGGCGACCAGGGTTGCCGACTGGGTGGCGGTGCCGGATTTCCTGCGCTACATGGAAGCGGTGCTGCGGGTCTATAACGCTCTCGGCCGGCGCGACAATCTCTACAAGGCCCGGATCAAGATCCTGGTCCGCGAGACCAAGCCCGAACGTTTCCGCCAGATGGTCGAGGAAGAATTCGCGGCGATGGATGCCGAGGGCTACCGCCTTGAGCCTGAGGTGGTGGAGGCGATCGCGGCCCGTTTCGTCGATCCGGATTTCGAGACCCTGCCGGCGGTGTCCGATGCCTTCACGCGTGCCAAAGCCGCGGATCCGGCCTTCGCAGCCTGGGTGCGGACCAACACCAACCCGCACAAGCGGCCGGGCTACATCTCGGCGGTCATCTCGCTGAAGCCGGTGGGCGGCATTCCGGGCGATGCCACCGATGCGCAGATGGACCTGGTCGCCGACCTTGCCGACCGGCATTCCTTCGGCGAGATCCGCGTGGCGCATGAACAGAACCTGGTTCTGCCCCATGTCCGCCAGGACGCGCTCTACGCGCTGTGGCAGGCCCTGCAGGGCACCGGGCTGGAGACCGCCAATATCGGGCTGGTCAGCGACATCATCGCCTGCCCGGGCATGGATTACTGCGCGCTGGCGACGGCCCGCAGCATCCCCGTCGCCCAGCGGATCGCCGAACGTTTCGCCGATCTGGACCGCCAGCACGATATCGGCCGGCTGACGCTGAACATCTCGGGCTGCATCAATGCCTGCGGCCATCACCATATCGGCAATATCGGCATTCTGGGCCTGGATCGCGCCGGCGTCGAAGCCTATCAGATCACGCTGGGCGGTGCGGCCGACGAGCAGGCGGCCGTGGGCCAGATCCTGGGGCCGTCGGTCTCGTATGAAGACGTGGTCGATGCGATCGAGACCATCGTCAACGTCCATGTCGCCCACCGCGAGGCCGGCGAGACCTTCATCGACACCTATCGCCGCATCGGCATCACCCCGTTCAAGGACGCGCTGTATGGCTCTGCTAAATGA
- a CDS encoding glycerate kinase, whose product MSGGADPRRAIFDAAVAACDPGLVLPAHLPDAPPRGRVVLLACGKAGAAMIAAAARRYRAAGLPPDRLQGLAVVRHGYGARDDDGLPPGIEVVEAGHPVPDEAGLAATRRVLTMAAAARPDDLVLALISGGGSANWVAPAPGVDLAEKQALTRALLRSGADIHEINAVRRHLSAIKGGRLAGLIRGRLESFAISDVPGDDPAAIASGPTVADPTTLADARAVLERYDVPPSPAIALRLRDPAAETPKPGDPAVDRRPFTLLARPADALAAAADAAARAGYRPVLLGSDLAGEARDEGTRQASLALAAQAEGHRVALISGGELTVTLRGDGRGGPNQEFALALAIALGGAPGIRALAADTDGTDGGAGAASDPAGALVDPDTLARARAAGTDARAALLRNDSTGFFQAAGGLFHPGPTRTNVNDLRVILVDPLPPAGTSVRA is encoded by the coding sequence ATGAGCGGCGGGGCCGATCCCCGCCGGGCGATCTTCGACGCCGCCGTGGCCGCCTGCGATCCGGGCCTCGTGCTGCCGGCCCATCTGCCCGATGCCCCGCCCCGTGGCCGGGTGGTGCTGCTGGCCTGCGGCAAGGCCGGCGCGGCGATGATCGCGGCCGCGGCCCGCCGGTATCGCGCAGCGGGGCTCCCCCCCGATCGCCTGCAGGGCCTGGCGGTGGTGCGCCATGGCTACGGCGCCCGCGACGACGACGGCCTGCCGCCCGGGATCGAGGTGGTGGAGGCCGGCCATCCGGTCCCGGACGAGGCCGGGCTTGCAGCCACCCGCCGGGTGCTGACGATGGCGGCGGCGGCACGCCCGGACGATCTGGTGCTGGCGCTGATCTCGGGCGGGGGGTCCGCCAACTGGGTGGCCCCCGCCCCGGGCGTCGACCTTGCGGAGAAACAGGCGCTGACCCGCGCCTTGCTCCGCTCAGGGGCCGATATCCACGAGATCAATGCGGTGCGCCGGCATCTTTCGGCGATCAAGGGCGGGCGGCTCGCCGGGCTGATCCGCGGCCGGCTGGAAAGCTTCGCCATCTCGGATGTGCCGGGCGACGACCCCGCCGCCATCGCCTCGGGCCCCACGGTCGCCGACCCGACCACCCTGGCGGATGCCCGCGCGGTGCTGGAGAGATATGATGTGCCCCCCTCTCCCGCCATCGCGCTCAGGCTGCGGGATCCGGCTGCCGAGACGCCCAAACCGGGCGACCCGGCCGTCGACCGCCGCCCCTTCACCCTGCTCGCCCGACCCGCCGATGCCCTGGCTGCCGCCGCCGATGCCGCAGCCCGGGCCGGCTATCGTCCGGTTCTGCTGGGCAGCGATCTTGCCGGCGAGGCACGAGACGAGGGCACACGTCAGGCGTCCCTGGCCCTGGCGGCACAGGCGGAAGGGCACCGGGTCGCGCTGATCTCGGGCGGGGAGCTTACGGTCACCCTCCGCGGCGACGGCCGGGGCGGCCCCAATCAGGAATTCGCCCTGGCGCTGGCGATTGCGCTGGGCGGCGCCCCGGGCATCCGGGCGCTGGCAGCCGATACCGACGGCACCGATGGCGGCGCGGGTGCCGCCAGCGATCCGGCCGGTGCGCTGGTCGACCCCGATACCCTGGCACGCGCCCGGGCCGCCGGAACCGATGCCCGCGCGGCCCTGCTGCGCAATGATTCGACCGGCTTCTTTCAGGCGGCGGGCGGGCTGTTCCACCCTGGCCCCACCCGCACCAATGTCAACGACCTGCGGGTGATCCTGGTCGACCCGCTGCCGCCCGCCGGCACATCAGTTCGCGCCTGA
- a CDS encoding D-2-hydroxyacid dehydrogenase, giving the protein MTSPRLVFLDRGTLSPGTRLRRPAFDHDVVVHDRTAPDQVAGRIAGASIVITNKVRIGADALDAAPGLRLIAVAATGTDVIDLAACTARGITVCNIRDYARHTVPEHTFALIFALRRSLLAYADAVRAGRWQAAGQFCFFDHPIRDLAGSRLGIIGDGALGRAVGRIGAALGLDVVFAAHKGRSVAGAQGMGPLYTDFDRVLETADILTLHAPLIEPGPHGPGTRHMIGRPEFARMARRPLLINTARGGLVDETALVEALEAGQISGAGFDVATAEPPAPDHPLMRIAGRPDVIITPHIAWAAEEAIQTLADQLIDLIEAFMAGRPRNVVAGPGAGS; this is encoded by the coding sequence ATGACCTCACCCCGACTGGTCTTCCTGGACCGCGGGACGCTGTCGCCCGGAACCCGGCTGCGCCGCCCCGCTTTCGACCACGACGTCGTGGTCCATGACCGCACCGCCCCCGATCAGGTGGCCGGCCGCATCGCCGGCGCCAGTATCGTGATCACCAACAAGGTGCGGATCGGGGCGGATGCGCTGGATGCAGCCCCCGGGCTGCGGCTGATCGCGGTCGCCGCCACCGGCACCGATGTCATCGACCTTGCCGCCTGTACGGCCCGCGGCATCACCGTCTGCAACATCCGCGACTATGCCCGCCACACCGTACCGGAACACACCTTCGCGCTGATCTTCGCCCTGCGCCGCAGCCTGCTGGCCTATGCCGATGCGGTCAGGGCCGGGCGCTGGCAGGCGGCCGGGCAGTTCTGCTTCTTCGACCACCCGATCCGTGATCTGGCCGGGTCGCGCCTCGGCATCATCGGTGATGGCGCGCTCGGCCGCGCGGTCGGGCGGATCGGTGCCGCCCTGGGGCTGGATGTCGTCTTCGCCGCCCATAAGGGCCGCAGCGTCGCCGGGGCGCAGGGCATGGGGCCGCTTTATACCGATTTCGACAGGGTGCTGGAAACCGCCGACATCCTGACCCTGCATGCCCCGCTGATCGAGCCCGGCCCCCATGGCCCGGGCACGAGACACATGATCGGCCGGCCGGAATTCGCCCGCATGGCCCGCCGGCCGCTGCTGATCAACACCGCGCGCGGCGGGCTGGTCGATGAAACCGCCCTGGTCGAGGCGCTGGAAGCCGGGCAGATCTCCGGCGCCGGTTTCGACGTCGCCACCGCCGAACCACCGGCGCCGGATCATCCGCTGATGCGCATCGCCGGCAGGCCCGACGTGATCATCACCCCCCATATCGCCTGGGCGGCGGAAGAGGCGATCCAGACGCTCGCCGATCAGCTGATCGACCTGATCGAGGCCTTCATGGCCGGCCGGCCGCGCAATGTCGTCGCCGGCCCGGGGGCCGGATCATGA
- a CDS encoding asparagine synthetase B, producing the protein MTALAAFWQVDGNTEGDAALTRMLAAQAIYTPHARPGAADQGWADERITIGLRLNPSLPEDIYDRQPVEGAGGRFVMVADLRLDNREDLAQELGISADRLKTMADSDLAMAAFERWELDCVHHFYGDFAFVVWDVRERRLLMARDHLGARPLHYHAGTLPGGGRFFAVATMPRGLLALPWLRMAPDMERLNGFLALLPELGTNSFFEGIERLLPGHRAVVTADGGVRAEGWWNPAPPLLRLSSRDEYAEALRTELDRAVRCRLRGAGDRVATHLSSGLDSSSVTATAARLIAPGRVTAYTSTVRPGYDDRFVDRDRMADEWPLASATARLYPNVDHVRVVNDGTSPIEMLGTGFQFMDRPILNPCNHVWMNQINDMARKAGHRVVLSGQMGNMSLSYDGYTFYPQLFLSGRFVRWFKEARGHVRAGGQWRWRGMLAQSIGPALPSWAWLGLMKLAGRQMDLATISLLHPDRRARAFEAAKRAGFDLSYRPSLDSIELRLRVLRRVDGGNYHKAVLAGWGLDSRDPTSDIRLIEFAMRVPDEIFVENGGGRALARRAMTDRLPREVLAERRRGLQAPDWHEALTAKPELLDSTVEGILRSPAACEMLDTERLKRLHADMATTDLRKRDAMFVYRLAMLRGTAVGDFIRRASGAN; encoded by the coding sequence ATGACCGCGCTTGCTGCTTTCTGGCAGGTCGATGGCAACACCGAGGGCGATGCCGCGCTCACCCGGATGCTGGCTGCCCAGGCCATTTATACTCCCCATGCCCGCCCCGGGGCAGCGGATCAGGGGTGGGCCGATGAACGGATCACGATCGGGTTGCGGCTCAACCCGTCGCTGCCGGAAGACATTTACGACCGCCAGCCGGTGGAAGGCGCCGGCGGCCGCTTCGTCATGGTGGCCGATCTGCGCCTGGACAACCGCGAGGATCTGGCGCAGGAGTTGGGCATCAGCGCCGACCGGCTGAAGACCATGGCCGATTCCGATCTGGCCATGGCGGCGTTCGAACGCTGGGAGCTGGACTGCGTCCATCATTTCTACGGCGATTTCGCCTTTGTGGTCTGGGACGTCCGTGAACGCCGCCTGCTGATGGCCCGCGACCATCTGGGCGCCCGGCCGCTGCACTATCATGCGGGAACCCTGCCCGGCGGCGGCCGCTTCTTTGCTGTGGCGACCATGCCCCGCGGCCTGCTGGCGCTGCCCTGGCTGCGCATGGCCCCCGATATGGAACGGCTCAACGGCTTCCTGGCCCTGCTGCCGGAACTGGGGACCAATTCCTTCTTCGAAGGCATCGAACGCCTCCTGCCTGGCCACCGCGCCGTGGTGACGGCCGACGGCGGCGTCCGCGCCGAGGGCTGGTGGAACCCCGCGCCGCCGCTCCTCCGCCTGTCCAGCCGTGACGAATATGCCGAGGCCCTGCGCACTGAACTGGACCGGGCGGTGCGCTGCCGGCTCAGAGGTGCGGGCGACCGGGTGGCGACCCATCTGAGTTCGGGTCTCGACAGTTCGTCGGTGACCGCCACGGCCGCGCGTCTGATCGCGCCGGGCCGGGTGACGGCCTATACCTCGACGGTCCGCCCCGGCTATGACGACCGGTTCGTGGATCGCGACCGGATGGCCGATGAATGGCCGCTGGCTTCGGCGACCGCCCGGCTTTATCCGAATGTCGACCATGTCCGGGTGGTCAACGACGGTACCTCGCCGATAGAGATGCTGGGGACGGGGTTTCAGTTCATGGATCGCCCGATCCTCAACCCCTGCAATCATGTCTGGATGAATCAGATCAACGACATGGCCCGAAAGGCGGGGCACCGCGTCGTGTTGTCGGGGCAGATGGGGAATATGAGCCTCAGCTATGACGGCTACACCTTCTATCCCCAGCTCTTTCTGTCCGGCCGTTTCGTGCGCTGGTTCAAGGAGGCGCGCGGCCATGTCCGCGCCGGCGGGCAGTGGCGGTGGCGTGGCATGCTGGCGCAGTCCATTGGTCCGGCCCTGCCGTCCTGGGCATGGCTCGGCCTGATGAAGCTGGCCGGGCGGCAGATGGACCTTGCCACCATCTCTCTGCTGCATCCCGACAGGCGGGCCCGGGCCTTCGAAGCGGCAAAGAGGGCTGGTTTCGACCTCTCCTATCGCCCCAGCCTCGACAGCATCGAGTTGCGTCTCAGGGTTTTGCGTCGTGTCGACGGCGGCAATTACCACAAGGCTGTACTGGCCGGCTGGGGGCTGGACAGCCGGGATCCGACCTCGGACATCCGCCTGATCGAGTTTGCGATGCGGGTGCCGGACGAGATCTTCGTCGAGAATGGTGGCGGGCGTGCGCTCGCCCGGCGCGCCATGACCGACCGTTTGCCGCGCGAGGTACTGGCGGAGCGTCGCCGCGGCCTGCAGGCGCCGGACTGGCACGAAGCCCTCACCGCAAAGCCGGAGCTGCTGGACAGCACGGTCGAAGGCATTCTGCGGTCGCCTGCGGCCTGCGAGATGCTCGACACCGAGCGGCTGAAAAGGCTGCACGCCGATATGGCGACCACGGATCTGCGCAAACGCGACGCGATGTTTGTCTATCGTCTGGCGATGCTGCGCGGCACCGCCGTCGGCGATTTCATCCGGCGGGCTTCAGGCGCGAACTGA
- a CDS encoding DUF934 domain-containing protein, with amino-acid sequence MALLNDQGQPIADRWQVAADGEAVTTPETILPLARFLAARAGTPEVAGDGLARGVALGPDARPERLREVLDAIDLVAIDFPKFRDGRGFTIARTLREHMGYEGEIRARGHVLPDQFVMLLDCGFTTVEAPEDRPIARWAEFLVLQPHGPEPARPVQLFRRLVSGRA; translated from the coding sequence ATGGCTCTGCTAAATGATCAGGGGCAGCCGATCGCCGATCGCTGGCAGGTGGCGGCCGATGGCGAGGCGGTAACCACCCCCGAGACCATCCTGCCGCTGGCCCGCTTCCTGGCCGCCCGGGCCGGCACGCCGGAGGTTGCGGGCGACGGGCTGGCGCGTGGTGTGGCGCTGGGGCCCGATGCCCGGCCAGAGCGGCTGCGCGAGGTGCTGGATGCCATCGATCTGGTGGCGATCGACTTCCCGAAATTCCGCGACGGCCGCGGCTTCACCATTGCCCGCACGCTGCGTGAGCACATGGGCTATGAGGGTGAGATCCGCGCCCGCGGCCATGTTCTGCCCGACCAGTTCGTCATGCTGCTCGATTGCGGCTTCACCACGGTGGAAGCGCCCGAGGATCGGCCGATTGCCCGCTGGGCCGAGTTCCTGGTGCTGCAGCCGCATGGTCCCGAGCCGGCGCGGCCGGTTCAGCTCTTCCGCCGCCTGGTATCCGGGCGCGCCTGA